One segment of Synchiropus splendidus isolate RoL2022-P1 chromosome 4, RoL_Sspl_1.0, whole genome shotgun sequence DNA contains the following:
- the depdc4 gene encoding DEP domain-containing protein 4 translates to MAVDLTPRFRRLNSQTRSLRENMHQGFSGPFGATQLWHSIIHALHTQVEVRRCRRHLRIHAETFTGSDAVDAVLSYLMQNVAFCTSEVSRLKAARLCQALMEAKVFEPVGTKLFRRDKDVAFEDSSGSLYRFLDYKGLQSDLHSSSSGSKNLTNRRVEMKRSHRSRLNELRTISNPLTVGPSDRKVERLLRTINLQPSQNQVPNDASFLSKTVVEEIWKQQTLLQLLQIVELPMLDCILTSPARVHLDAASANQDLVISNTCLERELPEALKLSHLDEWLSAAAECLELFPDQLIVVTSEQLHQCSEPDSSDEGKISRKSILFDIIAKYYGGQGRASFLSGRYLDIHVAILKLLGDGKMPEALTASQLCLRLLEPSVRDELRRLLAFMAAAAEPSACRLQKQTDNRALVVRTFQRAVVQNPELTRWQCETLVQFLMDSHTTLFQVPSSLTDAVQKTLRTMQKGGDFDSITTFTFCQQVTPQEFEDRREAATLENLKQLLHHISSNKELPVKEKRQLLKEFEKHHPVVFLQHLSSSS, encoded by the exons CAGCTTTGGCACAGCATCATTCACGCCCTCCACACCCAAGTGGAGGTCCGGCGCTGTCGCAGGCACCTACGAATCCATGCTGAGACCTTCACGGGCTCCGACGCCGTGGATGCCGTCCTCAGTTATTTGATGCAGAACGTGGCCTTCTGCACCAGCGAGGTGTCTCGGCTGAAGGCAGCCAGACTTTGCCAGGCTCTGATGGAGGCCAAAGTCTTTGAACCGGTGGGGACCAAGCTCTTCCGCAGGGACAAGGATGTTGCGTTTGAGGACAGCAGTGGCAGCCTTTACCGCTTTCTGGACTATAAGGGCTTGCAGAGTGATCTTCACAGCTCAAGCAGTGGCTCAAAGAACTTGACAAACCGGCGAGTGGAGATGAAAAGAAGCCATAGATCCAG GCTGAATGAGCTGAGAACCATCTCCAATCCTCTCACTGTGGGACCCTCGGACAGAAAAGTGGAGAGGCTTCTGAGGACTATAAACCTACAACCATCTCAGAACCAAGTTCCCAATGATGCGTCCTTCCTGTCCAAGACAG TGGTGGAGGAGATTTGGAAGCAGCAGACATTGCTCCAGCTGCTTCAGATTGTGGAGCTGCCCATGCTGGACTGCATCCTGACTTCACCAGCTAGAGTTCACCTGGATGCTGCTTCTGCCAACCAGGATTTGGTCATCTCCAACACCTGCCTGGAGCGGGAGCTGCCAGAAGCCCTCAAACTGTCCCA CCTGGACGAGTGGCTGTCAGCAGCAGCGGAGTGTCTGGAGCTCTTCCCTGACCAGCTCATCGTGGTCACTTCAGAGCAGCTCCACCAGTGCAGCGAGCCAGACTCCTCAGATGAAGGGAAGATAAGCCGGAAAAGCATTCTGTTTGACATCATTGCCAAGTACTACGGCGGACAGGGCAGGGCTTCCTTCTTGTCTGGACGCTACCTGGACATCCATGTGGCCATTCTGAAGCTGCTAG GTGATGGGAAGATGCCTGAAGCCCTCACAGCTTCGCAGCTCTGCCTGCGGCTGCTGGAGCCCAGTGTGAGGGATGAACTTCGCAGGCTTCTGGCCTTCATGGCTGCCGCTGCTGAGCCGAGCGCCTGCCGTCTTCAAAAACAG ACAGATAACAGGGCTCTGGTCGTCCGCACCTTTCAGCGGGCTGTGGTCCAAAACCCAGAGCTGACGCGATGGCAGTGTGAGACCCTGGTGCAGTTTCTGATGGACAGTCACACCACACTTTTCCAG GTTCCTTCCTCTCTGACTGACGCTGTTCAGAAGACACTCAGGACAATGCAGAAGGGCGGAGACTTTGACTCCATCACCA CCTTCACCTTCTGCCAGCAAGTAACGCCCCAGGAGTTTGAGGACCGGCGGGAAGCTGCCACTCTGGAGAACCTGAAGCAGCTTCTTCACCATATCTCCTCCAACAAGGAGCTGCCCGTCAAGGAGAAGAGGCAGCTGCTCAAAGAGTTTGAGAAACACCATCCTGTCGTCTTCCTCCAGcatctctccagctcctcctga
- the scyl2 gene encoding SCY1-like protein 2 isoform X1, whose translation MESMLNKLKSTVTKVTADVTSAVMGNPVTREFEVGRHIASAGPSMCWRIYNGTKKSTKQEVAVFVFDKKMIDKHQKFEKDLIIDSLKRGVQQLTRLRHPRLLTVQHPLEESRDCLAFCTEPVFASLANVLGQWDNLPSPVPNDIKEYKLFDVETKYGLLQISEGLSFLHSGVKMVHGNLALENIILNKSGSWKIMGFDFSISSTNPSDTEPKYTCKEWEPNLPPLVLPNPEYLAPEYILSVSCDAASDMYSLGVIMHAVFNEGKPVFQVNKHDIFKSFSRQLDQLSNISPSMLNKIPEQVREHVKMLLSVTPNVRPDADQMTKIPFFDDVGAMTLQYFDSLFQRDNLQKSQFYKGLPKVLPKLPKRVVVYRILPALTSEFVNPDMVPFVLPNVLLIAEECTKEEYIRLVLPDLTPVFKQQEPIQASNMILLIFLQKMDLLLTKTPAEDIKNSVLPMVYRALEAPSVQIQELCLNIIPTFTNLIDYPSIKNSLIPRIKSACLQTSSLAVRVNSLVCLGKILEYMDKWFVIDEILPFLQQIPSREPAVLMGILGIYKCTFSHKKLGIPKEHLATKSLPHLVSLSIDNNLNLNQFNSFMVVIREMLSRMEAEHKTKLEQLHVMQEQQRSLNISNPMGHSEERKSPPSSANQIEDIFGSSAVNGKENGAAAPQPNRMSLTLEEKQRLAKEQEQAAKLRSQQPLAPQAMKAGNSGTATQAKDLTSSLMSNMSSLSSLSLASTSRPAPLQGPTMSAFPSPASMPAAPVANGFNSPMGFPAAGMAMGVRPPAPGPYAGMATTTSTPNFGALAQNHINKQPDMSALDNLFSANKPKVSLNQMGPRPGTPWLSQFAPAHSPQTNMQGAPMSMAVGGAGFGMQANPFFNPQNFPQPAAAPTQTGIKHSASVNNDLKDLFG comes from the exons ATGGAGTCCATGTTGAACAAGCTGAAGAGCACCGTGACCAAGGTGACGGCCGATGTCACCAGTGCCGTCATGGGCAACCCCGTGACGCGGGAGTTTGAAGTGGGACGCCACATCGCCAGTGCTGGTCCCAGTATGTGCTGGAGGATCTACAACGGAACCAAGAAGTCCACCAAGCAG GAAgtagcagtgtttgtttttgacaagaAGATGATAGATAAACACCAGAAGTTTGAGAAGGACCTGATCATCGATTCTCTGAAACGAGGGGTCCAGCAGCTGACCAGACTGCGCCACCCGAGGCTCCTGACCGTGCAGCACCCCCTGGAGGAATCGCG AGACTGTTTAGCATTCTGCACCGAGCCGGTGTTCGCCAGTCTGGCCAACGTCCTGGGCCAGTGGGACAACCTGCCGAGCCCCGTGCCCAATGATATCAAGGAGTAcaagctgtttgatgtggagACCAAGTACGGCTTGTTACAG ATCTCGGAGGGTCTGTCCTTCCTCCACAGTGGGGTGAAGATGGTCCATGGGAACCTGGCGCTGGAGAATATCATCCTGAACAAAAGTGGATCCTGGAAGATCATGGGCTTCGATTTTAGCATCTCCTCCACCAACCCTTCGGACACAGAG CCTAAATACACCTGTAAAGAGTGGGAGCCCAACCTTCCTCCTCTGGTGCTCCCGAACCCGGAGTACCTGGCCCCGGAGTACATCCTGTCTGTGAGCTGCGACGCAGCCTCTGACATGTACTCGCTGGGCGTGATCATGCACGCCGTCTTCAATGAAGGCAAGCCTGTTTTCCAAGTCAACAagcatgacatttttaaaagctTCAGCCGACAACTTGACCAG CTCAGCAACATAAGTCCTTCAATGTTGAACAAGATTCCAGAGCAAGTGCGGGAACACGTGAAAATGCTGCTCAGTGTCACGCCCAACGTCAGACCTGACGCCGACCAGATGACCAAG ATTCCATTTTTTGACGACGTTGGAGCCATGACTCTCCAGTACTTTGACTCCCTGTTCCAGAGGGACAACCTCCAAAAGTCCCAGTTTTACAAAGGCCTCCCTAAAGTCCTTCCCAAACTTCCTAAG AGGGTGGTGGTTTATCGAATCCTGCCTGCGCTCACCTCGGAGTTTGTCAACCCGGACATGGTTCCATTTGTGTTACCAAATGTGCTGCTGATTGCTGAGGAGTGCACCAAGGAGGAGTACATCCGTCTGGTGCTGCCGGACCTCACGCCCGTCTTCAAGCAGCAGGAACCCATCCAG GCTAGTAACATG ATTTTGCTGATCTTCCTGCAAAAGATGGACTTGCTGCTGACCAAAACCCCAGCGGAGGATATCAAGAACAGCGTGCTGCCGATGGTTTACCGGGCCCTGGAAGCGCCCTCGGTGCAGATCCAG GAGCTGTGCCTCAACATCATCCCAACATTCACCAACCTGATCGACTATCCATCCATAAAGAACTCCCTCATCCCTCGGATCAAGTCGGCCTGCCTGCAGACCTCCTCGCTCGCG GTGCGGGTCAACTCGCTGGTTTGCCTCGGAAAGATTCTGGAATACATGGACAAGTGGTTTGTCATCGACGAGATCCTGCCCTTCCTGCAACAGATCCCCTCCAGAGAACCCGCCGTGCTCATGGGCATCTTAG gcaTTTATAAATGCACCTTCTCCCACAAGAAGCTGGGCATCCCCAAAGAGCACCTGGCCACCAAAAGCCTGCCCCACCTGGTGTCGCTGAGCATCGACAACAACCTCAATCTCAACCAG TTCAACTCATTCATGGTGGTGATTCGGGAGATGCTGAGTCGGATGGAAGCAGAACACAAGACTAAACTGGAGCAGCTGCACGTcatgcaggagcagcagag GAGTCTGAATATCTCAAACCCGATGGGTCAttcagaggagagaaagagcccCCCGTCTTCTGCTAACCAG ATCGAGGACATTTTTGGCAGCTCTGCTGTGAACGGGAAGGAGAACGGAGCGGCCGCTCCACAGCCCAACAGA atGTCTCTCAccctggaggagaagcagcgtCTGGCCaaggagcaggagcaggcggCCAAACTTCGGAGCCAGCAGCCGTTAGCCCCGCAGGCCATGAAGGCCGGCAACAGTGGCACCGCGACACAG GCCAAAGACCTGACCAGCAGCCTGATGAGCAACATGAGCTCGCTCAGCAGCCTGTCGCTGGCCTCCACGTCCCGGCCCGCCCCGCTGCAGGGCCCCACCATGTCGGCCTTCCCCTCCCCCGCCTCCATGCCGGCGGCTCCGGTGGCCAATGGCTTCAACTCCCCCATGGGCTTCCCGGCAGCGGGCATGGCTATGGGCGTGCGTCCGCCGGCGCCCGGCCCGTACGCCGGCAtggccaccaccaccagcaccccCAACTTCGGAGCgctcgcccagaaccacataaACAAGCAGCCCGACATGTCGGCGCTGGACAATCTTTTCTCAGCCAACAAGCCCAAGGTCAGCCTCAACCAGATGGGCCCGCGGCCCGGCACCCCCTGGCTCAGCCAGTTCGCCCCGGCCCACAGCCCTCAGACGAACATGCAGGGGGCGCCCATGAGCATGGCAGTGGGCGGCGCTGGCTTTGGGATGCAGGCCAACCCCTTTTTTAACCCACAGAACTTCCCCCAACCCGCCGCGGCCCCGACCCAGACGGGCATCAAACACAGCGCCTCGGTCAACAACGACCTCAAAGACCTTTTTGGCTGA
- the scyl2 gene encoding SCY1-like protein 2 isoform X2, translating to MESMLNKLKSTVTKVTADVTSAVMGNPVTREFEVGRHIASAGPSMCWRIYNGTKKSTKQEVAVFVFDKKMIDKHQKFEKDLIIDSLKRGVQQLTRLRHPRLLTVQHPLEESRDCLAFCTEPVFASLANVLGQWDNLPSPVPNDIKEYKLFDVETKYGLLQISEGLSFLHSGVKMVHGNLALENIILNKSGSWKIMGFDFSISSTNPSDTEPKYTCKEWEPNLPPLVLPNPEYLAPEYILSVSCDAASDMYSLGVIMHAVFNEGKPVFQVNKHDIFKSFSRQLDQLSNISPSMLNKIPEQVREHVKMLLSVTPNVRPDADQMTKIPFFDDVGAMTLQYFDSLFQRDNLQKSQFYKGLPKVLPKLPKRVVVYRILPALTSEFVNPDMVPFVLPNVLLIAEECTKEEYIRLVLPDLTPVFKQQEPIQILLIFLQKMDLLLTKTPAEDIKNSVLPMVYRALEAPSVQIQELCLNIIPTFTNLIDYPSIKNSLIPRIKSACLQTSSLAVRVNSLVCLGKILEYMDKWFVIDEILPFLQQIPSREPAVLMGILGIYKCTFSHKKLGIPKEHLATKSLPHLVSLSIDNNLNLNQFNSFMVVIREMLSRMEAEHKTKLEQLHVMQEQQRSLNISNPMGHSEERKSPPSSANQIEDIFGSSAVNGKENGAAAPQPNRMSLTLEEKQRLAKEQEQAAKLRSQQPLAPQAMKAGNSGTATQAKDLTSSLMSNMSSLSSLSLASTSRPAPLQGPTMSAFPSPASMPAAPVANGFNSPMGFPAAGMAMGVRPPAPGPYAGMATTTSTPNFGALAQNHINKQPDMSALDNLFSANKPKVSLNQMGPRPGTPWLSQFAPAHSPQTNMQGAPMSMAVGGAGFGMQANPFFNPQNFPQPAAAPTQTGIKHSASVNNDLKDLFG from the exons ATGGAGTCCATGTTGAACAAGCTGAAGAGCACCGTGACCAAGGTGACGGCCGATGTCACCAGTGCCGTCATGGGCAACCCCGTGACGCGGGAGTTTGAAGTGGGACGCCACATCGCCAGTGCTGGTCCCAGTATGTGCTGGAGGATCTACAACGGAACCAAGAAGTCCACCAAGCAG GAAgtagcagtgtttgtttttgacaagaAGATGATAGATAAACACCAGAAGTTTGAGAAGGACCTGATCATCGATTCTCTGAAACGAGGGGTCCAGCAGCTGACCAGACTGCGCCACCCGAGGCTCCTGACCGTGCAGCACCCCCTGGAGGAATCGCG AGACTGTTTAGCATTCTGCACCGAGCCGGTGTTCGCCAGTCTGGCCAACGTCCTGGGCCAGTGGGACAACCTGCCGAGCCCCGTGCCCAATGATATCAAGGAGTAcaagctgtttgatgtggagACCAAGTACGGCTTGTTACAG ATCTCGGAGGGTCTGTCCTTCCTCCACAGTGGGGTGAAGATGGTCCATGGGAACCTGGCGCTGGAGAATATCATCCTGAACAAAAGTGGATCCTGGAAGATCATGGGCTTCGATTTTAGCATCTCCTCCACCAACCCTTCGGACACAGAG CCTAAATACACCTGTAAAGAGTGGGAGCCCAACCTTCCTCCTCTGGTGCTCCCGAACCCGGAGTACCTGGCCCCGGAGTACATCCTGTCTGTGAGCTGCGACGCAGCCTCTGACATGTACTCGCTGGGCGTGATCATGCACGCCGTCTTCAATGAAGGCAAGCCTGTTTTCCAAGTCAACAagcatgacatttttaaaagctTCAGCCGACAACTTGACCAG CTCAGCAACATAAGTCCTTCAATGTTGAACAAGATTCCAGAGCAAGTGCGGGAACACGTGAAAATGCTGCTCAGTGTCACGCCCAACGTCAGACCTGACGCCGACCAGATGACCAAG ATTCCATTTTTTGACGACGTTGGAGCCATGACTCTCCAGTACTTTGACTCCCTGTTCCAGAGGGACAACCTCCAAAAGTCCCAGTTTTACAAAGGCCTCCCTAAAGTCCTTCCCAAACTTCCTAAG AGGGTGGTGGTTTATCGAATCCTGCCTGCGCTCACCTCGGAGTTTGTCAACCCGGACATGGTTCCATTTGTGTTACCAAATGTGCTGCTGATTGCTGAGGAGTGCACCAAGGAGGAGTACATCCGTCTGGTGCTGCCGGACCTCACGCCCGTCTTCAAGCAGCAGGAACCCATCCAG ATTTTGCTGATCTTCCTGCAAAAGATGGACTTGCTGCTGACCAAAACCCCAGCGGAGGATATCAAGAACAGCGTGCTGCCGATGGTTTACCGGGCCCTGGAAGCGCCCTCGGTGCAGATCCAG GAGCTGTGCCTCAACATCATCCCAACATTCACCAACCTGATCGACTATCCATCCATAAAGAACTCCCTCATCCCTCGGATCAAGTCGGCCTGCCTGCAGACCTCCTCGCTCGCG GTGCGGGTCAACTCGCTGGTTTGCCTCGGAAAGATTCTGGAATACATGGACAAGTGGTTTGTCATCGACGAGATCCTGCCCTTCCTGCAACAGATCCCCTCCAGAGAACCCGCCGTGCTCATGGGCATCTTAG gcaTTTATAAATGCACCTTCTCCCACAAGAAGCTGGGCATCCCCAAAGAGCACCTGGCCACCAAAAGCCTGCCCCACCTGGTGTCGCTGAGCATCGACAACAACCTCAATCTCAACCAG TTCAACTCATTCATGGTGGTGATTCGGGAGATGCTGAGTCGGATGGAAGCAGAACACAAGACTAAACTGGAGCAGCTGCACGTcatgcaggagcagcagag GAGTCTGAATATCTCAAACCCGATGGGTCAttcagaggagagaaagagcccCCCGTCTTCTGCTAACCAG ATCGAGGACATTTTTGGCAGCTCTGCTGTGAACGGGAAGGAGAACGGAGCGGCCGCTCCACAGCCCAACAGA atGTCTCTCAccctggaggagaagcagcgtCTGGCCaaggagcaggagcaggcggCCAAACTTCGGAGCCAGCAGCCGTTAGCCCCGCAGGCCATGAAGGCCGGCAACAGTGGCACCGCGACACAG GCCAAAGACCTGACCAGCAGCCTGATGAGCAACATGAGCTCGCTCAGCAGCCTGTCGCTGGCCTCCACGTCCCGGCCCGCCCCGCTGCAGGGCCCCACCATGTCGGCCTTCCCCTCCCCCGCCTCCATGCCGGCGGCTCCGGTGGCCAATGGCTTCAACTCCCCCATGGGCTTCCCGGCAGCGGGCATGGCTATGGGCGTGCGTCCGCCGGCGCCCGGCCCGTACGCCGGCAtggccaccaccaccagcaccccCAACTTCGGAGCgctcgcccagaaccacataaACAAGCAGCCCGACATGTCGGCGCTGGACAATCTTTTCTCAGCCAACAAGCCCAAGGTCAGCCTCAACCAGATGGGCCCGCGGCCCGGCACCCCCTGGCTCAGCCAGTTCGCCCCGGCCCACAGCCCTCAGACGAACATGCAGGGGGCGCCCATGAGCATGGCAGTGGGCGGCGCTGGCTTTGGGATGCAGGCCAACCCCTTTTTTAACCCACAGAACTTCCCCCAACCCGCCGCGGCCCCGACCCAGACGGGCATCAAACACAGCGCCTCGGTCAACAACGACCTCAAAGACCTTTTTGGCTGA